CAGCTATTATGACGCTAGAGTTTCATCCTGGTGAACGATTGCATGATCACCAGCTAGCAGAGGACTTTGGGGTTAGTCGCACTCCTGTGCGTGAAGCGTTAAAAAGACTCGAAGATGAAGGTCTTGTTGAATCTTCCCCAGGATCCTCAACAAAAGTGGCTCCTTTATATAGCGAGGAGGCGAAGCATACATTTGTTGTTGTGGCAGCTTTACATGCTCTTGCCGCAAAGTTAGCATTTCCATTCATAGGAGAGGAGGAAATAAAGGAACTCACAAAAGCAAATGAAAACTTTAAATTTCGAGTGAAGGAGAGAGATGCTCGAGGTGCAATTGAAGAAGATTACCGTTTTCACAATATATTTGTGAAAGCTTCTAAAAATCCGGAAATTGAAAAAATGCTCGCACGCCTTATCGGAAATGTATATCGGCTTGAGCTTTCTAAATTTAGCTCTGTAGAAGGAGAAAGTTCATACAGAGATCACCATGAAATTATTGAAGCTATTCAAAAAGGTCAGAAAGAGAACGTGGAGAAGCTTGTTGAAAAAAACTGGCTTACTCTAGGAGATAAACTTGCTCGGTAATAGAGCTAGGAGGAGATAAAATGCGTCCTATTTTCTTAGGAATTTTAGCTTCTCTCTTTTTTGCTTCCACATTTGTGTTAAATCGCTTTATGGAAGTAGAAGGAGGAAGCTGGGTTTGGAGTGCTGTGCTTCGCTTTGTTTTTATGATTCCCTTTCTATTGTTCATTGTCTATCGTAAGCGAAAAGTATTTCATTTAATAAAACAAATAAAACAGAAGCCTTGGAGCTGGCTTTTATGGAGCACTGTTGGCTTCGGTTTATTTTATGCACCGCTTTGCTTTGCAGCTGCCTACGGTCCTGGATGGCTTATTGCAGGAACATGGCAAATTACCATTTTATCTGGGTCATTATTAGCTCCGCTTTTTTACGCGAGAGTTAAAAGAGGCTCAGAGTATGTTTTAGTAAGAGGACGTATTCCATATAAAAGTCTTTTATTTTCTTCTTTCATTTTACTAGGTGTTGTATTTATGCAAATAGATCATGCGACCGAAATTTCTTTACGAAGTATGATTCTGTGCGTTCTGCCTATTTTAATCGCTTCTTTTGCCTATCCTCTTGGTAATCGTAAGATGATGGAAGTTTGCGAGGGAAAGATAGGTCCGTACGAACGTTTGTTAGGAATGACGATTGCAAGCATGCCGTTCTGGGTCATTTTAACAATTTATGGGCTTTTCAAAGCAGGAGTGCCAAGTGTAAATCAAACGGTTCAGTCACTTATTGTTGCGTTACTTTCGGGAGTTTGTGCAACAGCGCTCTTCTTTGCGGCAACAGATCTTGTGAAACATGATATGCAAAAGCTTGGGGCAGTAGAAGCAACGCAGTCATTTGAAGTCCTTTTTGCTCTTTTAGGAGAAGTTTTATTGCTTTCGGCTCCGTTACCAACAGCTATTTCATGGATAGGGATTTTGTTTGTTGTCGGCGGCATGATGGCCCAAAGCTATGCTTCTAATAGAAAGATTAAAAAAGAACAAAGTTTATCTGTATAATCCTTAACATGTATTTTAGTAAAATCATGTTCTAAAAGGTAGTGTAAAAAAATGAATAAAAAGATTGCTATTATTGGCGGAAGAGGGACAGTCGGGAAAAAAATAAGTAGAAAAGCATTAGAAAAAGGCTATAGCATCAAAATGCTAACTCGATATCCTAAAGAAAGTGGGAGTGAAATTTGCTTTATTAAGGGAGATGCTCGGAATAAAGAGGATATAAAAGAGCTTATAAAAGGATGTGATGCTGTTATTAATACTGTTGGACATCCTAAAAGTGAAAAGCCTTTTTATAGCGCGGTAACTTCACATACTATAGAGGGAATGAAAGAGCTTGGAATAAAACGTTATATTGTAGCAACAGGAGCGTCTTTAACGCTGAATGGGGACGAAAAAACATTTCTAAATCAAGTAGGCGCAAATCTGTTTCAACTCTTTTTTTCGGCGATGATGAAGGAAAAAGAAAAGGAATACGAACTTTTAAAAGCAAGCTTACTAGACTGGACGCTTATTCGTCTTCCTTTTATTGTAGACAAGAAAGGAAAAGGACATATTAAAGTAGCGACAAAAAATATGCCAGGAAAAGTAATTACAAACGAAGATATAGCGAGTTTTTCGATTTCTCAATTAGATAGTAAAAAATATATAAGATGTACGCCATTTATTTCGAATTAATCATTGGTAATCTTATACTAGACATGATAAAATAGCGCTTGCAAAAAGATAAACTTAGATAGAAAACAGGTGAAAGTATGGCTTTCGGTATTAAACGAAAAGAGTTAGAAAATTGGAAGAGAGCCGTTGAGGAGGGCGAAATTGCATTTTTGACCCACTATTGGCTTGATGATCGCTTTCCAAACGCTAAAACGGTCACAAAAGTAGGCTGCAGCGATATAGAACGTTTAATCGCTTGGGGAGAGAAATATGATCTTCCTAAAAAAGCGGTTGATAACCGTTCAGAGTACCCTCATTTTGATTTGTT
This sequence is a window from Priestia filamentosa. Protein-coding genes within it:
- a CDS encoding GntR family transcriptional regulator, yielding MDKNQKIKKIIRPSLRDQVYEGLKSAIMTLEFHPGERLHDHQLAEDFGVSRTPVREALKRLEDEGLVESSPGSSTKVAPLYSEEAKHTFVVVAALHALAAKLAFPFIGEEEIKELTKANENFKFRVKERDARGAIEEDYRFHNIFVKASKNPEIEKMLARLIGNVYRLELSKFSSVEGESSYRDHHEIIEAIQKGQKENVEKLVEKNWLTLGDKLAR
- a CDS encoding DMT family transporter, with amino-acid sequence MRPIFLGILASLFFASTFVLNRFMEVEGGSWVWSAVLRFVFMIPFLLFIVYRKRKVFHLIKQIKQKPWSWLLWSTVGFGLFYAPLCFAAAYGPGWLIAGTWQITILSGSLLAPLFYARVKRGSEYVLVRGRIPYKSLLFSSFILLGVVFMQIDHATEISLRSMILCVLPILIASFAYPLGNRKMMEVCEGKIGPYERLLGMTIASMPFWVILTIYGLFKAGVPSVNQTVQSLIVALLSGVCATALFFAATDLVKHDMQKLGAVEATQSFEVLFALLGEVLLLSAPLPTAISWIGILFVVGGMMAQSYASNRKIKKEQSLSV
- a CDS encoding NAD(P)-dependent oxidoreductase, translated to MNKKIAIIGGRGTVGKKISRKALEKGYSIKMLTRYPKESGSEICFIKGDARNKEDIKELIKGCDAVINTVGHPKSEKPFYSAVTSHTIEGMKELGIKRYIVATGASLTLNGDEKTFLNQVGANLFQLFFSAMMKEKEKEYELLKASLLDWTLIRLPFIVDKKGKGHIKVATKNMPGKVITNEDIASFSISQLDSKKYIRCTPFISN